Sequence from the Candoia aspera isolate rCanAsp1 chromosome 7, rCanAsp1.hap2, whole genome shotgun sequence genome:
TTGGATATCTGCACAAAGCGGGGCCTTGGGCTCAATGGTCGAGGTGTCTCCTATGATGACTATGATTCTGTGGTACTCAAGAACAAGTCATGTCAAACTACCTttgtatccttcctctcttttgcccttttttcttttgataaatACTAAGCTAGTGGATTAGGGAAATGCTATGGTCATGGATGTACTATTTTCATTTCAGCAAAGCTTTCAGCAAGATCATCCagatatttttcttggcaagctgGAAAATTCAGGTCAGGCAAAGTTGCTCCATGGATGATAATCTTTAATAACATGTGTGGTTTTGTTCTAAAATATGCTAATGGCCTTGTGATGGACTCTCTATGCATCACAAGTGCACAGAGTGCATCTGATTGGTATACAATATCTCATGAAAAGGAATTAACAAAAGGACCAGCtacaaacatacaatatatataattatttatttcatgtggACCTATGTTCAAGGTAATATAAGAActatacaaataaatattacataatacaGACAAAAGCATATAAGCAAACCCCCAGCACTGTTTTCCCACAAGTTTAGGGGCAAAATACAGAATGCCATATACTTGTATtctccattgatttcagtgggaaaatgTAAACACCTGCCTGACTTTCTTGTAACAGTCAAGCAACATAAGAGATTTTGGTGTCACGGACTTGAGCCaagattttctttcttctatttctctCTCAAATTTCAATTGCTTTTTAAGGTTCTTATTATTTGGTATTCTTCTCTATTTATAGTGTATCTGGTACACTTTTTCATAAATGTTAGCAAAGTCTCATTATATGTAATAACGCTTATTCTCAGGAATGACATATGGCAGGCCTCATTGCTTCTATTGCAATGATTTCACCAATTCTTGCAGCCTAGGTTTACCTACCTCATTCATTGCTGCAGGCTTCCCCAATCcagtaccttccagatgtgtcatCTCCCTTCATCCCCAGGCAGTATAGGCTAAGAGTGGTGGTGTAAATTAATAGTTCCCATTACTATACATAGTGGAAAACTATAAATCATACTTAAACTGAAGCCTATCATACTCTTTTTATGACTGCCTGACCAGCCCCACTTTGTACAGATAGGAGGAAATCATGAAATGGTATTCTAAATATCAGGATGATCATCCTGTCAATTTCAGTGCtttacaaagcaaaataaataagaaaatacagTTAATTCTGAGAATAATGGTCAGTGAGCTCTCTGCTTCTGCTATGTTTAGCAGGCCCTGTGACTGGAAAAGATCTCTTTGCTGAGGGAAATGGAGCTCAGAAAAATGGTTGGGGAAAAGAAATCTTGATGGATCTTCATGAGGTGACCAGCCCATATGTAATTACTATAGTGTGATGAGAAGAACAGTCCTTTCTCACCAGCTTTGCTGCCTCCCCATCCATCATGGGGAGAAAAGTCCAAAACAGGGTCTAAGCTCCCCATGCATAGACAATGATTTGGAATTCATGCAAAGAGGAGTTCAAAATTATGCAGGGAACCAATATACATAGAAGAAGAATCCCACTTCAAGCCTCCCCTCCTCACATGTGGATCAATGGTGAAGGCCCAGCTAGTAAAGATATGATGGAGGGCAGCTATAGTTGTGTGAGGGAAAGAGatgtaaaaaaagcaaaaaaggttCATTACTGAATTCAGAGGTATAAAGTGCTACATGTGCTgagcacagaagaagaaaatgaaaacaatctTCCTTCATCTACTGCAATGTGAGCCATGTCCCTGATTTAGCAAAACTGAAGCACTGATGAACCAACACCTCAGTCAACTCTGCATTGCTTCTCCCTCTTCACTGTGGTGCTGTTACTTGATACCTTTCCCTCCAGAATACCCTTGGTATGGACTGGGCCGTGTTTTAGGGCGTGGGATGGAAAATTCCTGCTGGGACTCAAGGtcctgaaaaaggaaaataattgtaATTTTGAGATTATAAAGTAACATCTATCCCAAGAGAGGCAGACTCTTATTAGTTCACTTGTATGTTCCTTGAGGAGAGGCTCCTGAGTAACCTAAGAAGAGTGGGCCTTGCTGTTACAAAGGCAGAGTAGCAGTGGTTACTATCTCATTAAACATCAAGAATAAAAGCCAGAGTTTATACATTTAATCTTGAACTGGTCAAATGGAGAATGTTGTATACTAGATGACTAGCTTACCTAACATATCCCTAAACCAAAGAGAAATTCATAGCAGGTCCAAGAACATCCTTAATGACTGTTCAGGTATGCTAAGAAATGACACCTACTATAGATCATTTGCACAGTGACCTTTCTCCACCAGCCCCACTCCAATGGAGAATAGAAAAGGTCTCAGTGCCTTTTTCGTAACTTGGTTTTGGTTGCCTTCAGTAGCCTCCACAGCACCAACAAACTGCTTGCCCTGTAATCATTAATTAGCTGGTACTTTGAAGGCAACAGCAAAAATGCTGAGCTTGATTAATTACTACAGAAAGCTCTACAAAGGCAGGTATAGGTAGGATTGCCAGATCTAGGCAtctaaacatctggatgaccaAAAGATACAGCAACACTAAGCTGTCATCTAATGGTTATCTAGATTTTTGTAGCCTAGATCTGCCTAATAGCCCTAGATATAAGGAAAGGTAATTAGAAAAAATGTCATCTCTCTCTGAAATCACACTATTCACCTGAGGGCAATATTTGCTATCACAATCCTAATCAAAATCACTTGTAGTAGGGCCCAGCATCAAATTATATCAAGCATTTTACAAGAACTTTAAAGCATTTTACAAGCACTTTACTTTTTCCTGCCCAGGAAACTGTTCTTTCCATCTGCTCAAAAACATTATCATTTATCAAAAGCAGCTTATTAACTAATAAATCATTATATGAATATCAGGTCCTTTTTTCCAGATGTCTAACCTTTTAAACATGTTAAAATTTCCTTCTACAGCACTTGACTGATGAGGTTATATTATAGAGCCTTATTTCCCTAATGAAAGGAAAGTTGTTTCATTTACCTTCAGTTGAAAATGAGTTGAATAAGGGACGTATGAGCCAGTATCTTCTTCTGGAACTACAAAAGAGATGCAAAGGGGAGAAAAAGCAATGATCTTCAGAATGAGTATAAGTAAATAGATTTAGTTTAGCTCACAATAACAATCTGTGGCATGAATACTaataccagccttccccaacctgccaCCCTCCACATGTCCACTGAAGTTaggtggctaataaatttaaataaataaataaaaataatgtattgggACTGCAGTTTCAGACATCCCAGCAAGGGCATCCACAATGATGGCTACTGGCTTCAAAATGACAGACACGACCGAGTGATCaaggccccaccccttttaaacaTCCATTGCACTCATTGCAGCCATATAAAAAGAAGAGCCACGTCTGTAATTTTGAAGCCAGTAACAGTTGCTGTGGATGCCCAATTCCCAGTACATTTGAAATGTGCAGtctcaacatatctggaggtcACTAGGTTGGGAAAGGTGATTTTATGCTCCCATTGTATATTTTTTGGCACCTATTCTTAGAGTTACAAAGAATGTATGACCACTTGGCAAAATGAGTGATATGCCACCTCCCGGCTCCTGGGAATCTCCTCCCTTCCCCACAGTGCCATACCATCAACCAATTCCAGGTGCTTTCCAACTAATGTGGAAAGTGCCCTTTTCGCCCCCTCTCTTGCTGCAAATCAAATGGGGTGAGATGATGAAGAAGTTGGGGGCATATTGCAGGCTGGAATGTTGATTTTGAGTGCAACTATGAGGATTTGATAGCAAGAATAGTAAATAGTGATGGTAGACAGGCCAATAGGAAGTCTGGAGGCAGGGCttgcatataaatctaatatctTCATTTAGTCCAACTCGTGAGTATGCAATTCATAAGATATTCTTGTGTTGTATTGAAATAAGGGGAATGAGTAATCCTTGCAAAGGATCCTTGCAAAAACTAGAAAGAAAGTCCTTGTAGTTGATGTTcctgaacaatctcagatattttAACCCCTctttaaacaaatgaaatatttagACAAAGTCACAATGTGTATCTGCCACAGATTTATCTTTTCATACCAACAAAAGATTCAACCAAACCCTTTCAAACTGATGAGATCTGACAGTTCAACAAATACTGTTTTAATTAAATCAATATTAATTGTGATTGCAGATTGCTTTATCAGAGAAGTTTTTAATAAAGTTGCATATTTCAGTTAGTGAATTGTTCAATTAAAACTTTGGCTGGTTAATCAGTAGTCATAAGTTTTAATTGATGAAACCTTGCATACAATTTTAATATGGCTTTTGttgtataataaaaatagtaaaaattgtatttttatctagTTATTTCTTTATGCAATAGGTTATCAAGCAATTAGTTTGATGACTCAAGTTACATATGCTTAGTctattatattattgtttttatcatcatcatcatcatcatcatcttaaatcAATTCTCTGCAGAATAAAGGCCTCAGGTGTTGTATGTAGTTAAATATCATTAATACATCCAGTAGTTGATCTAATGATTAATGATTAAtcaatttatttgttattcatcaGTAATGTTAGCTTTTGAATAATATTGTGAATCGTTTGCTTGTAGCATTTTCTTTTAGCTAGCTGGCTTTGGTTTTCATTTGGATATAGTAGTTCTTATCTTACCTTGTGTGTTACCTTCCTGAGCATAAGCTTGATTTTCTATTCCATATGTTTTTTTCATGCCCTTTGTCTGGCAAGTATTATTCTCCATAGGATAgtcaccagggttccgtggagcagTAAGGACACAGAGTTCAGGTACTGCGTACAGAATCAGGAAAGCCCAGCCATTTACTATCAGAGCAATACCAATGAGAGGATCATTCCAAACTGATGGTTCACCTAAAGCACTGATGCCTTGCATAAGGATAGaaatccatgccacccaaatgcCTACGGAGACCAAGGCTGTGAGGAGTATGTGGACACCATGCCTCTTCCACCTCTTGTATGATCCACAAAACACAAACATGGAAACTATGCAGAGGAGAGCCATCAGGAAAAGCACATAGATGAGAATTAAAACAAAGTCTCTTCGTCTTTCCATACTCATCTCATGGTGCAGTTCCTTCAAGGCTGTGATACTGATTGCTACATACTGTATGGCTATAATCACTTGTACAACAGTCAAACCAAGGACCATAATCAGCAACACTAGTGCTGAAAATGGACTTCTTCCTCTCACCAATTTGACGAGATCCAAAGCATGGGCCAGAAGGCAGGCAAAGCAGAGGGCAAAGAGGACCCCAAAAAGGAAGAAACGTGTGGGAGCAGTTTGCTCATTGAGCCTGATGATAAAGGCAAATGTGAGGCCAAAAATTCCTAGAGTGCCTAAGAGGAAGAAGAACTGGATTGGGATCAGGCTGCGTTTTGCATTGTCTTGGGCTTTACACGTGAGAAGAAGAAGCACAAGGATGAGGATGGCTGTGACAATTACACCAGCTGCTGCCAGAGCTTCCAGAATAATCCCCCAATAAATATTGGTATTACAGAGGAAATAGTAGTCATTATGTATGTTGCCACAGCCTTGAGGGGGTACAGTAGTAGACATGGCACTTCAGGTGGCTTATCTTAAAAGAAGACCTGTGGGAAATAAGACAAATTTGGGATTATAAacatatgtttaaaaaaacaggacaggTTAAATGGTCAGGCATTT
This genomic interval carries:
- the LOC134500786 gene encoding retinoic acid-induced protein 3-like → MSTTVPPQGCGNIHNDYYFLCNTNIYWGIILEALAAAGVIVTAILILVLLLLTCKAQDNAKRSLIPIQFFFLLGTLGIFGLTFAFIIRLNEQTAPTRFFLFGVLFALCFACLLAHALDLVKLVRGRSPFSALVLLIMVLGLTVVQVIIAIQYVAISITALKELHHEMSMERRRDFVLILIYVLFLMALLCIVSMFVFCGSYKRWKRHGVHILLTALVSVGIWVAWISILMQGISALGEPSVWNDPLIGIALIVNGWAFLILYAVPELCVLTAPRNPGDYPMENNTCQTKGMKKTYGIENQAYAQEGNTQEEDTGSYVPYSTHFQLKDLESQQEFSIPRPKTRPSPYQGYSGGKGIK